One window of the Spea bombifrons isolate aSpeBom1 chromosome 8, aSpeBom1.2.pri, whole genome shotgun sequence genome contains the following:
- the LOC128503598 gene encoding vacuolar fusion protein MON1 homolog B-like isoform X3, translating into MEAPVPGSASVPHVECVDPHTADAKLDEENPSGGVPETRSSPNLPLPEQSPNSVLLPKDPPQAPSHPLRHQDGHLREPVNMSKAAGEETQDEGKEESLNGNSDAPFPPEPAEQGRSTQEPPDTAAEESTGQRSEGIITEESSVRDPVGEERRLWSQSLEEKPPEKPSSETSYRKPLDLQTEDTSVKEGLEQSPGQVPVDTGSEEAYSGPLEEEYEDGSTKDLSDSTDNTLEDSGDFHGLSSVVGGIPSESSPPPDCILRDEDVTAEGWRARRKHVFVLSEAGKPIYSRYGNEEALSSTMGVMMALVSFVQSGNNAIRSIHSDNQKVVFLQQGPLVLVSVSRAPQSEEQLRQELQYVYYQIISMLTQASVARIFERKKNYDLRRLLAGSEKILDSLLDLLDSEPGFLLGAVRCVALPCPLRDSLSSILTKAITHNLVFSILVAEQQLVTVVQERAVIEDCRLDPADLHLLLNLIGASSAFQAGEIWTPICLPRFNPDGYFYAYISYLDPECTVCLVLLSTDKESFYAVSACKQRIQETMEAQNSLQALCAALRSSSYSASLVGVPELLHFVYKPLDIPDSYRQLPQFTSPLADGPYSSDAERQRLFDLYRYLHSRIHSSVRPLRLIYHVAEKETLLAWVTTPRGWGVA; encoded by the exons ATGGAGGCTCCGGTGCCTGGATCAGCAAGCGTGCCACACGTGGAGTGCGTGGACCCCCACACAG CAGATGCCAAACTAGATGAAGAAAATCCATCTGGCGGTGTCCCAGAAACACGGTCCTCTCCAAACCTGCCCCTTCCAGAGCAGAGCCCAAACTCCGTGCTTCTGCCCAAAGATCCTCCACAGGCGCCATCTCACCCCCTGCGCCACCAGGACGGGCATCTCCGTGAACCTGTGAACATGAGCAAGGCAGCTGGCGAGGAGACTCAGGATGAGGGCAAAGAAGAAAGTCTTAATGGTAACTCTGATGCCCCATTCCCCCCGGAGCCAGCCGAGCAGGGAAGGAGTACCCAGGAGCCTCCAGACACCGCTGCAGAGGAGTCCACTGGTCAGAGGTCTGAAGGCATCATTACAGAAGAATCCTCCGTGAGGGATCCGGTGGGCGAGGAACGGAGACTCTGGAGTCAGTCCTTGGAGGAGAAGCCCCCTGAAAAGCCTTCATCTGAGACTTCTTACCGGAAACCTCTAGATTTACAGACAGAAGACACGTCGGTGAAGGAGGGTTTGGAGCAGAGTCCTGGCCAGGTCCCCGTAGATACGGGCTCAGAGGAGGCATATTCTGGGCCTCTAGAGGAGGAATATGAGGACGGCAGCACCAAGGACCTGTCTGATTCCACGGATAATACTCTGGAGGACTCCGGGGATTTTCATGGCCTCTCTTCGGTGGTCGGGGGAATACCGTCAGAATCGTCTCCACCACCTGATTGCATCCTGCGTGATGAGGACGTCACTGCCGAGGGCTGGAGGGCACGGAGAAAGCATGTGTTTGTTCTGAGCGAGGCAGGCAAGCCCATCTACTCGCGTTATGGTAACGAGGAGGCCTTGTCATCCACCATGGGAGTCATGATGGCCTTGGTGAGCTTCGTGCAGAGTGGGAATAACGCCATCCGCTCCATCCATTCAG ACAACCAGAAGGTGGTCTTCCTGCAGCAGGGTCCGCTCGTACTGGTGTCGGTATCCCGAGCCCCTCAGTCCGAGGAGCAGCTGAGGCAGGAGCTGCAGTATGTTTATTACCAGATAATCAGCATGCTGACACAGGCCAGCGTGGCTCGGATCTTCGAACGCAAAAAGAACTACGATCTGCGCCGCCTTCTGGCCGGTTCTGAGAAGATTCTGGACAGCCTTCTAGACTTGCTGGATTCTGAGCCGGGCTTCCTGCTCGGAGCTGTCCGATGTGTGGCCCTGCCCTGTCCGCTACGGGACTCTCTCAGCTCCATTCTGACCAAGGCCATCACCCATAATCTGGTCTTCTCCATCTTAGTGGCGGAGCAGCAGTTGGTGACGGTCGTGCAGGAACGGGCTGTGATCGAAGATTGCCGTTTGGACCCCGCGGACCTCCATCTCCTGCTGAACCTTATTGGAGCTTCCTCTGCTTTCCAGGCGGGCGAGATCTGGACTCCCATCTGCCTTCCCCGCTTTAATCCTGATGGTTACTTCTATGCTTATATCTCCTACTTGGATCCGGAGTGCACCGTGTGCCTGGTGCTGCTCTCCACCGACAAGGAGTCTTTCTATGCGGTATCTGCCTGCAAGCAGCGGATCCAGGAGACTATGGAGGCCCAGAACTCGCTGCAGGCACTTTGTGCAGCCCTGCGAAGCAGCTCCTATAGCGCGTCTCTGGTGGGAGTCCCTGAGCTGCTGCACTTTGTGTACAAACCACTGGATATACCGGACAGCTACCGGCAGCTCCCACAGTTCACCAG CCCCCTGGCGGACGGGCCGTACTCCAGCGACGCAGAGAGGCAGCGGCTCTTTGACTTGTACCGGTACCTGCACTCCCGAATCCACAGCTCTGTGAGGCCCCTCAGACTCATCTATCATGTGGCTGAGAAGGAGACTCTGCTCGCCTGGGTGACTACTCCGCGTGGCTGGGGAGTCGCATGA
- the LOC128503598 gene encoding vacuolar fusion protein MON1 homolog B-like isoform X2 produces MEAPVPGSASVPHVECVDPHTDAKLDEENPSGGVPETRSSPNLPLPEQSPNSVLLPKDPPQAPSHPLRHQDGHLREPVNMSKAAGEETQDEGKEESLNGNSDAPFPPEPAEQGRSTQEPPDTAAEESTGQRSEGIITEESSVRDPVGEERRLWSQSLEEKPPEKPSSETSYRKPLDLQTEDTSVKEGLEQSPGQVPVDTGSEEAYSGPLEEEYEDGSTKDLSDSTDNTLEDSGDFHGLSSVVGGIPSESSPPPDCILRDEDVTAEGWRARRKHVFVLSEAGKPIYSRYGNEEALSSTMGVMMALVSFVQSGNNAIRSIHSDNQKVVFLQQGPLVLVSVSRAPQSEEQLRQELQYVYYQIISMLTQASVARIFERKKNYDLRRLLAGSEKILDSLLDLLDSEPGFLLGAVRCVALPCPLRDSLSSILTKAITHNLVFSILVAEQQLVTVVQERAVIEDCRLDPADLHLLLNLIGASSAFQAGEIWTPICLPRFNPDGYFYAYISYLDPECTVCLVLLSTDKESFYAVSACKQRIQETMEAQNSLQALCAALRSSSYSASLVGVPELLHFVYKPLDIPDSYRQLPQFTSPLADGPYSSDAERQRLFDLYRYLHSRIHSSVRPLRLIYHVAEKETLLAWVTSKFELYTAFSSLVTKVGAINVITKLLRWIKKEEDRLFIRYPPKYSTTPLPGKGAKASRPERTEPAQNGFFTGL; encoded by the exons ATGGAGGCTCCGGTGCCTGGATCAGCAAGCGTGCCACACGTGGAGTGCGTGGACCCCCACACAG ATGCCAAACTAGATGAAGAAAATCCATCTGGCGGTGTCCCAGAAACACGGTCCTCTCCAAACCTGCCCCTTCCAGAGCAGAGCCCAAACTCCGTGCTTCTGCCCAAAGATCCTCCACAGGCGCCATCTCACCCCCTGCGCCACCAGGACGGGCATCTCCGTGAACCTGTGAACATGAGCAAGGCAGCTGGCGAGGAGACTCAGGATGAGGGCAAAGAAGAAAGTCTTAATGGTAACTCTGATGCCCCATTCCCCCCGGAGCCAGCCGAGCAGGGAAGGAGTACCCAGGAGCCTCCAGACACCGCTGCAGAGGAGTCCACTGGTCAGAGGTCTGAAGGCATCATTACAGAAGAATCCTCCGTGAGGGATCCGGTGGGCGAGGAACGGAGACTCTGGAGTCAGTCCTTGGAGGAGAAGCCCCCTGAAAAGCCTTCATCTGAGACTTCTTACCGGAAACCTCTAGATTTACAGACAGAAGACACGTCGGTGAAGGAGGGTTTGGAGCAGAGTCCTGGCCAGGTCCCCGTAGATACGGGCTCAGAGGAGGCATATTCTGGGCCTCTAGAGGAGGAATATGAGGACGGCAGCACCAAGGACCTGTCTGATTCCACGGATAATACTCTGGAGGACTCCGGGGATTTTCATGGCCTCTCTTCGGTGGTCGGGGGAATACCGTCAGAATCGTCTCCACCACCTGATTGCATCCTGCGTGATGAGGACGTCACTGCCGAGGGCTGGAGGGCACGGAGAAAGCATGTGTTTGTTCTGAGCGAGGCAGGCAAGCCCATCTACTCGCGTTATGGTAACGAGGAGGCCTTGTCATCCACCATGGGAGTCATGATGGCCTTGGTGAGCTTCGTGCAGAGTGGGAATAACGCCATCCGCTCCATCCATTCAG ACAACCAGAAGGTGGTCTTCCTGCAGCAGGGTCCGCTCGTACTGGTGTCGGTATCCCGAGCCCCTCAGTCCGAGGAGCAGCTGAGGCAGGAGCTGCAGTATGTTTATTACCAGATAATCAGCATGCTGACACAGGCCAGCGTGGCTCGGATCTTCGAACGCAAAAAGAACTACGATCTGCGCCGCCTTCTGGCCGGTTCTGAGAAGATTCTGGACAGCCTTCTAGACTTGCTGGATTCTGAGCCGGGCTTCCTGCTCGGAGCTGTCCGATGTGTGGCCCTGCCCTGTCCGCTACGGGACTCTCTCAGCTCCATTCTGACCAAGGCCATCACCCATAATCTGGTCTTCTCCATCTTAGTGGCGGAGCAGCAGTTGGTGACGGTCGTGCAGGAACGGGCTGTGATCGAAGATTGCCGTTTGGACCCCGCGGACCTCCATCTCCTGCTGAACCTTATTGGAGCTTCCTCTGCTTTCCAGGCGGGCGAGATCTGGACTCCCATCTGCCTTCCCCGCTTTAATCCTGATGGTTACTTCTATGCTTATATCTCCTACTTGGATCCGGAGTGCACCGTGTGCCTGGTGCTGCTCTCCACCGACAAGGAGTCTTTCTATGCGGTATCTGCCTGCAAGCAGCGGATCCAGGAGACTATGGAGGCCCAGAACTCGCTGCAGGCACTTTGTGCAGCCCTGCGAAGCAGCTCCTATAGCGCGTCTCTGGTGGGAGTCCCTGAGCTGCTGCACTTTGTGTACAAACCACTGGATATACCGGACAGCTACCGGCAGCTCCCACAGTTCACCAG CCCCCTGGCGGACGGGCCGTACTCCAGCGACGCAGAGAGGCAGCGGCTCTTTGACTTGTACCGGTACCTGCACTCCCGAATCCACAGCTCTGTGAGGCCCCTCAGACTCATCTATCATGTGGCTGAGAAGGAGACTCTGCTCGCCTGG GTCACCAGCAAATTTGAACTCTACACGGCGTTCAGCTCCTTGGTGACCAAAGTGGGAGCGATTAACGTGATAACCAAACTCCTGCGCTGGATCAAGAAAGAAGAAGACAGACTGTTCATACGCTACCCCCCAAAGTACTCCACGACGCCCCTGCCGGGCAAGGGGGCCAAAGCGAGCCGTCCTGAGAGGACTGAGCCTGCCCAGAACGGCTTCTTCACAGGACTGTAG
- the LOC128503598 gene encoding vacuolar fusion protein MON1 homolog B-like isoform X1 → MEAPVPGSASVPHVECVDPHTADAKLDEENPSGGVPETRSSPNLPLPEQSPNSVLLPKDPPQAPSHPLRHQDGHLREPVNMSKAAGEETQDEGKEESLNGNSDAPFPPEPAEQGRSTQEPPDTAAEESTGQRSEGIITEESSVRDPVGEERRLWSQSLEEKPPEKPSSETSYRKPLDLQTEDTSVKEGLEQSPGQVPVDTGSEEAYSGPLEEEYEDGSTKDLSDSTDNTLEDSGDFHGLSSVVGGIPSESSPPPDCILRDEDVTAEGWRARRKHVFVLSEAGKPIYSRYGNEEALSSTMGVMMALVSFVQSGNNAIRSIHSDNQKVVFLQQGPLVLVSVSRAPQSEEQLRQELQYVYYQIISMLTQASVARIFERKKNYDLRRLLAGSEKILDSLLDLLDSEPGFLLGAVRCVALPCPLRDSLSSILTKAITHNLVFSILVAEQQLVTVVQERAVIEDCRLDPADLHLLLNLIGASSAFQAGEIWTPICLPRFNPDGYFYAYISYLDPECTVCLVLLSTDKESFYAVSACKQRIQETMEAQNSLQALCAALRSSSYSASLVGVPELLHFVYKPLDIPDSYRQLPQFTSPLADGPYSSDAERQRLFDLYRYLHSRIHSSVRPLRLIYHVAEKETLLAWVTSKFELYTAFSSLVTKVGAINVITKLLRWIKKEEDRLFIRYPPKYSTTPLPGKGAKASRPERTEPAQNGFFTGL, encoded by the exons ATGGAGGCTCCGGTGCCTGGATCAGCAAGCGTGCCACACGTGGAGTGCGTGGACCCCCACACAG CAGATGCCAAACTAGATGAAGAAAATCCATCTGGCGGTGTCCCAGAAACACGGTCCTCTCCAAACCTGCCCCTTCCAGAGCAGAGCCCAAACTCCGTGCTTCTGCCCAAAGATCCTCCACAGGCGCCATCTCACCCCCTGCGCCACCAGGACGGGCATCTCCGTGAACCTGTGAACATGAGCAAGGCAGCTGGCGAGGAGACTCAGGATGAGGGCAAAGAAGAAAGTCTTAATGGTAACTCTGATGCCCCATTCCCCCCGGAGCCAGCCGAGCAGGGAAGGAGTACCCAGGAGCCTCCAGACACCGCTGCAGAGGAGTCCACTGGTCAGAGGTCTGAAGGCATCATTACAGAAGAATCCTCCGTGAGGGATCCGGTGGGCGAGGAACGGAGACTCTGGAGTCAGTCCTTGGAGGAGAAGCCCCCTGAAAAGCCTTCATCTGAGACTTCTTACCGGAAACCTCTAGATTTACAGACAGAAGACACGTCGGTGAAGGAGGGTTTGGAGCAGAGTCCTGGCCAGGTCCCCGTAGATACGGGCTCAGAGGAGGCATATTCTGGGCCTCTAGAGGAGGAATATGAGGACGGCAGCACCAAGGACCTGTCTGATTCCACGGATAATACTCTGGAGGACTCCGGGGATTTTCATGGCCTCTCTTCGGTGGTCGGGGGAATACCGTCAGAATCGTCTCCACCACCTGATTGCATCCTGCGTGATGAGGACGTCACTGCCGAGGGCTGGAGGGCACGGAGAAAGCATGTGTTTGTTCTGAGCGAGGCAGGCAAGCCCATCTACTCGCGTTATGGTAACGAGGAGGCCTTGTCATCCACCATGGGAGTCATGATGGCCTTGGTGAGCTTCGTGCAGAGTGGGAATAACGCCATCCGCTCCATCCATTCAG ACAACCAGAAGGTGGTCTTCCTGCAGCAGGGTCCGCTCGTACTGGTGTCGGTATCCCGAGCCCCTCAGTCCGAGGAGCAGCTGAGGCAGGAGCTGCAGTATGTTTATTACCAGATAATCAGCATGCTGACACAGGCCAGCGTGGCTCGGATCTTCGAACGCAAAAAGAACTACGATCTGCGCCGCCTTCTGGCCGGTTCTGAGAAGATTCTGGACAGCCTTCTAGACTTGCTGGATTCTGAGCCGGGCTTCCTGCTCGGAGCTGTCCGATGTGTGGCCCTGCCCTGTCCGCTACGGGACTCTCTCAGCTCCATTCTGACCAAGGCCATCACCCATAATCTGGTCTTCTCCATCTTAGTGGCGGAGCAGCAGTTGGTGACGGTCGTGCAGGAACGGGCTGTGATCGAAGATTGCCGTTTGGACCCCGCGGACCTCCATCTCCTGCTGAACCTTATTGGAGCTTCCTCTGCTTTCCAGGCGGGCGAGATCTGGACTCCCATCTGCCTTCCCCGCTTTAATCCTGATGGTTACTTCTATGCTTATATCTCCTACTTGGATCCGGAGTGCACCGTGTGCCTGGTGCTGCTCTCCACCGACAAGGAGTCTTTCTATGCGGTATCTGCCTGCAAGCAGCGGATCCAGGAGACTATGGAGGCCCAGAACTCGCTGCAGGCACTTTGTGCAGCCCTGCGAAGCAGCTCCTATAGCGCGTCTCTGGTGGGAGTCCCTGAGCTGCTGCACTTTGTGTACAAACCACTGGATATACCGGACAGCTACCGGCAGCTCCCACAGTTCACCAG CCCCCTGGCGGACGGGCCGTACTCCAGCGACGCAGAGAGGCAGCGGCTCTTTGACTTGTACCGGTACCTGCACTCCCGAATCCACAGCTCTGTGAGGCCCCTCAGACTCATCTATCATGTGGCTGAGAAGGAGACTCTGCTCGCCTGG GTCACCAGCAAATTTGAACTCTACACGGCGTTCAGCTCCTTGGTGACCAAAGTGGGAGCGATTAACGTGATAACCAAACTCCTGCGCTGGATCAAGAAAGAAGAAGACAGACTGTTCATACGCTACCCCCCAAAGTACTCCACGACGCCCCTGCCGGGCAAGGGGGCCAAAGCGAGCCGTCCTGAGAGGACTGAGCCTGCCCAGAACGGCTTCTTCACAGGACTGTAG